The Carnobacterium divergens nucleotide sequence TCGAATTTTTTCTTGATTGAACGTTCCCTGCATCTCATAAATGCTTTAGACTGGTGGTTTCAATGATAAAAAAACAATAAAGGAAGCAAGGAATTTTTTATTTTTGACCTTTGTGATTGGAATTTAAGAAATTGTAAAAAGAAAGAGAACTTGCTATGTTTGCTATGTATTCCAAGTTTGTTTGCTACAAATTGGAGATGCACTAAAAATTGATAGCCTTTAGCTATTATGAACTTTAGGAGGAAAAAATGAATAAAAAAACACTTACTATTGGCTTTATTTCAGCTGTAACCCTTTTAAGTACGTCATCCGTTTTCGCAGCAGAAGTCCAAGAAGGAATGACCGACTTACAAGCTGAATTTTTAGCTGGAACCGTTACACCACCTGAAGCAACAGATCCATCCGATACCTCAAATCCTGGTACAGGAAATGACGCAGCATCATTAGCTTTAATGCGTATACCTAAATTGTTCCACTTTAAAAGTACCGCTGTAGCAACAGGAGCAGCAGCTATTCCATTAGGAGACACTTCGCCGACTTATTACACTGAAGTCGAAGATGTTCGTGGAACCCATGCTGGATGGAACCTTACCGCTAAAATCAGCAATAAACTTACTAGCGGTTCTCAAGGAGAATTACCAGGTGCCTCTATTTCAATGCCTGGCGTTTCTATGAATAGTGTCCGGGGAACGGTAAGCAATCCTACTGTTACACCTACTCCAAACGAAGCAATCCTTCTGTCAAATGACAGTACACCCGATTTAATTGTGGATGCTAAAGACGGTCAAGGTGCAGGAGCTTGGCAAGCCTTAATCCCTGCCGATCAGCTTCAATTAAAAGTAGCCGATTTAGCAAAAGTAAAAGTTGGCGACGATTATGCTGGAAAGATTACTTGGACCTTAACTGCTGGGCCAAATCAAACACCCTACTAAACTATCAGCATTGCGTAGGAATTCAATCAAGTTCCTACGCGATGAATTAAAGGAGTCACTTTATTTTGAAAAAAGGATTATCCATTTCCCTAGCACTGATTAGCGCACTTTCTCTATTCCTTAGTTTCTATTGGCACCCCTTTTTAAGCTTTGCTGAAACAACAGACAACAATCAGTCTGTTGCCTTTACCGTCAAAGCTCTTTTGCCAGAAAATCAACTCACTCCCGAAAATTCCTACTTTGATTTAGAAGTCACACCAAACTTTTCCCAAGAAATACAGCTTGAACTACACAACAATACCACGAAAGAAATCACAGTTGAAAATAAATTCCACTTAGCTAAAACGAACCGTAATGGATTAATTGAATACTCTAATCGCATAGGTCTTGAATCCTATCGATTAGAACAAGCCATTACTAAATTAGTAGAAATTCCTAAAGAAAGCCGCAATGTCGTTATTCCTCCTTATCAAAATCGTTTTGTTTCTATTTATATTAAAGTTCCTGATAGTTCTTTCCAAGGGGTACTTCTTGGAGGAATCGAGTCTCAGTTAAAAAATAGCAACGAAGATGAAGCTCAACTCACCAATCATTTTTCTTACATTACTGCACTGATGCTTTCTGAAAAAAAATATGTTCCAGCAGATTTAAACCTGATCTATGCAAAAGCAGCTTTAGTAAACGACTATCGATCTATCACTGTCAAAATTGCCAACACCACTCCTGCTATTGCCAGCAATGTGGCTATCCATGCAACTCTTACAAAAAAAAATCAAACAGAGGTGTTAAAAACCAGTCAGCTTAAATCCGCTACTTTTGCACCTAATTCTGTAATGGACTTTCAAATTCCTTGGGGAGCTACAGAGCTTAAACCTGGGAGCTATACCGTTCATGTTTCTGCAAAAAACGCAGATAATTCCTGGTCATGGTCCACTGATTTTGATATAAAAAAAGAAGAAGCAAAAAAATTAAATGCCAACGCGATTGATCGTTTTGTCTTGCCTAAGCTCTGGCTCATTCTTTTTGCGAGTTGCAGTTTGACCATAGGAGTATTATTGATTTTTCTTAATAAACGAAATAGCAGGAGGAAAGCTGGATGACTTTAATGTATTTTTTAATCGCTTTTGGCGCCATTCTCGTTACAATTAGTTTCGTTGAATTTTTTTATCTTTACCATCAAGAAATTGCCTACCATCATACCCATCCTGAGACCTCTAAAAAAAGTTGGATTCCTATCATTTTGCTTTTTTTAGCTACCTTACTAGAATTGATGTTAGTAGCTTTTTTATTTGTTTCTTATTATTTTTAACAGACAAAAAGCTCAGATTCTATAGAAAGAATCTGAGCTTTTAAATTAGACGATTAAATTCAAAGTCAAAGCGCCAATCAATCCCACGATTGAAATAATTGACTCTAAAACGGTCCATGTAGCAAAGGTTTCTTTAATGGATAAGTTAAAGTACTCTTTGAACATCCAAAAACCTGCATCGTTAACATGAGAGGCAATCAAACTGCCTGCTCCAGTAGCAATCACCATCAATGCTGGATTGGTTCCAGTTGCTGCCATTAAAGGCGCAGCCAAACCTGCTGCGGTCAATGCAGCTACTGTTGCAGAACCTAGACAAATTCTTAAAACTGCCGCAATTACCCAGCCTAAAATCAAAGGGGATAACGTTGAGTGGACAAATAATTGTGCCACGTAATCTCCCACACCACCGTCAATCAACACTTGTTTGAAGGCTCCTCCTCCACCAATAATCAATAACATCATTGCAATTTGTTTAATGGCTTCTTCTGCTGATTTCATAATTTCTGGCATCGTTTGTTTGCGACGTATCCCCATCGTATAGATTGCAAACAATAAGGATAAGAGCATGGCCATACCTGGTGTGCCTATAAAAGCAATCACTTGATCAAACAGAGAAGATTTTTCTGTGATTTTCCCACCACTTAACAGTTCATAACACGTTGCAAGCGCCATCAAAATAACTGGGAATAATGACGTCAATGTACTGATTCCAAAACCTGGTGTTTCTTCAAGAACAAATTTTTTCTGTTTTCCTAAAGCTGCAATATTTCCTGTGCGATTAAATGCATCTGGTACAAGCTTTTGTGCTACTTTTGTATATAACGGACCTGCAATAATACTTGTTGGAACCGCTATCACAAAACCATAAAGCAATACCATGCCGATATTTGCGTTATAAATTCCTGAAATCGCTGTTGGAGCTGGATGAGGAGGTAAAAAACCATGAGTGACAGATAAGGCTGCAGCCATTGGGATTCCTAAGTAAAGGATTGAAATCCCTAGCTCACTTGCAATGGTAAAAATAATCGGAATTAGTAAGACAAGACCGACTTCAAAGAACAGCGCAATCCCAATAATAAACGATGCAATTAACACCGCAATTTGAATTTTCTTACGACCAAACTTATTAATAAGGGTTGTGGAAATACGGTATGCTCCGCCGGCATCTGACACTAACTTACCTAAAATTGCTCCAAAACCAAAGACCAATGCCAAATGGCCCAACTGACTACCAATACCATTTTCAACAGTCGTAATAATTTGCGTTAACGGCATTCCTAACCCAACTGCGACTAAAATGGAAACAATGACTAAAGAAACAAATGTATTTAACTTCACCTTCATAATCAAGAACAAAAGAATTAGAATACCTAAACCTACTATTAATAATTCCATCTATTTTCCCTCCTAGTGGTTGGTGCTAATGAGTATATTTTCGTTGAAAATCGGCAATCGCTTGAAATTCACTTTGTAGCAGTCGAGTAGTGCGGATAAAAATAGGCAATAATTCACGATAGACTGGAAAATGAGCTTCATTAGGAATATGTTGATTCGTTACCCCAATCATCGAGGACACTTCCTCAATGGATTCAATCAAGCCTAGACTTTCCATTCCAATAACTGCTGCTCCTAAACAAGAACTTTCATAACTTTCTGGAATGGAAACCTCTTGTTCAAATATATCTGCTAATAGCTGACGCCATAATGCAGAACGAGCAAATCCTCCTGTGGCATGAATTCTTTCTGGTCGTTCAACCAGCTCTTCCAAAATCAACATCACTGAATATAAGTTAAAAACAATCCCTTCAAGTGATGCTCGCACCATATGTGCTCTTGTATGTCTCGTTGTTAAGCCAATAAAAGAGCCTTTTGCATTGGCATCCCAAAGAGGTGCCCGTTCCCCTCCTAAGAAAGGATGAAACAGCAATCCATCTGAACCTGCTGGAATTTTTTCTGCAATCTGTGTTAAAATTTCATAACTGTCAACTTGCATTTGTTCTGCAGTAATTTTTTCAGGGGCAAATAATTGATCTCTTACCCAGCGGAAAACAATTCCCCCGTTATTAACTGGCCCACCAATCACCCATTTATCCTTTGTAAGAGCATAACAAAACGTTCTACCCTGAGGGTCTGTCACAGGTTTATCGGTAACCATCCGAACAGCTCCACTCGTACCAATTGTCAAGGCAAGCGTTTTTCCATCAATCGCATCGACTCCTAAATTAGACAAACAGCCATCACTTGCGCCGACAATAAAAGGTGTGTCATTCGGCAATCCCATCACTTCAGCATAAGATTGTTTTAACCCCATTACTTGATGATCGGTTTCAACTAACTCAGAAAGTTGCTCGTTGGAAATATCCAATAGCGCAAGAACTTCCTCATCCCAACCTAATTCGTGAATATTGAATAAGCCAGTAGCCGATGCAATTGAGAAGTCCACTTTAAATTGACCGAATAGTTTATAAAACACATATTCCTTAATCCCAATAAAATGAGCCGTCTGTTGAATCAAGTCAGGATGTTCCTCTTTTAGCCACAAGATTTTACTTAAAGGCGACATCGGATGAATCGGTGTTCCTGTCCGGTGATAAATTGCTAAACCTGCAGCTGAATTTTTTAGTTCCTCAGCTTGATGATAAGCGCGATTATCCGCCCATGTAATGCAACGAGTCAACAATTGATTCTCTTCATCTAGCAAAATTAAACTATGCATCGCACTTGAAAATGAAACCCCAGCGATTCTAGCCACATCTGCTCCACTTTTTCTAACCACCGCTGTTAGAACATCCATCACGGTTTCAAAAATTTCATCCGGATCTTGCTCCGCCATATCTGGTATTTCTTGATACAATGGATACTCTTTATTAGCATATCCTTTAACATTTCCCTTTTTATCATACAAAACAGCTTTCGTACTTGTTGTGCCAATATCTACACCAATGACATAATCTTTCATTTTTCTCCACCTCTATTTCTTTTCAACGTCATGACCACCAAATTCATTTCGTAATGCTGCAACGACTTTTCCGCTAAACGTATCTGGATAAAGCGAACGATAACGCATCATCAAAGACATTGTAATAATCGGCGTAGCCACTTGTTGTTCTAAAGATTCCTCAACTGTCCACTTGCCTTCACCTGATGAATACATGATTCCTTGAATTTCTTCTAAACGTTGGTCTTTTTCAAAAGCTGATTGAGTCAGTTCCATCAACCATGAACGAATAACCGACCCATTATTCCAAACCTTGGCTACTTTTTCATAATCAAACGAATAAGGAGCATGTTCCAAAAGATCAAACCCTTCGCCAATAGCTTGCATCATTCCATATTCAATCCCGTTATGAACCATTTTTAAATAATGTCCACTTCCAACTGCTCCGGCATATAAGTATCCGTCGGCAACTGCAATTCCCGCGAAAAGAGGTTCAATTTGTTTAAAGATGTGTTCATCGCCACCAATCATAAAACAAGCGCCTTCTCGAGCTCCTTTCATGCCACCAGAAGTTCCTACATCAAAGAAATAAAGCTGTTTTTCTGCCATTAATTTGCCACGTATCACAGACTCCTTATAATTAGAGTTCCCACCATCAATAAAAATATCTTCTGGTTCAAGGAGTGCCATCATTTCTTGAAAAATAGCTTCTGTTGGTGCTCCACTTGGTACCATTGACCAAATGATTCGTGGACGCGGTAGTTCTTCAATCATTTGACTTAAATGGTTGACCAGTGTCATTTCATTTTGATTTTCAGCTAATTGAGGTAAGTGTAAATCATACCCCACAACTTGATGTCCTGCATCCACACAATTT carries:
- a CDS encoding WxL domain-containing protein; its protein translation is MNKKTLTIGFISAVTLLSTSSVFAAEVQEGMTDLQAEFLAGTVTPPEATDPSDTSNPGTGNDAASLALMRIPKLFHFKSTAVATGAAAIPLGDTSPTYYTEVEDVRGTHAGWNLTAKISNKLTSGSQGELPGASISMPGVSMNSVRGTVSNPTVTPTPNEAILLSNDSTPDLIVDAKDGQGAGAWQALIPADQLQLKVADLAKVKVGDDYAGKITWTLTAGPNQTPY
- a CDS encoding DUF916 and DUF3324 domain-containing protein; amino-acid sequence: MKKGLSISLALISALSLFLSFYWHPFLSFAETTDNNQSVAFTVKALLPENQLTPENSYFDLEVTPNFSQEIQLELHNNTTKEITVENKFHLAKTNRNGLIEYSNRIGLESYRLEQAITKLVEIPKESRNVVIPPYQNRFVSIYIKVPDSSFQGVLLGGIESQLKNSNEDEAQLTNHFSYITALMLSEKKYVPADLNLIYAKAALVNDYRSITVKIANTTPAIASNVAIHATLTKKNQTEVLKTSQLKSATFAPNSVMDFQIPWGATELKPGSYTVHVSAKNADNSWSWSTDFDIKKEEAKKLNANAIDRFVLPKLWLILFASCSLTIGVLLIFLNKRNSRRKAG
- a CDS encoding gluconate:H+ symporter, which encodes MELLIVGLGILILLFLIMKVKLNTFVSLVIVSILVAVGLGMPLTQIITTVENGIGSQLGHLALVFGFGAILGKLVSDAGGAYRISTTLINKFGRKKIQIAVLIASFIIGIALFFEVGLVLLIPIIFTIASELGISILYLGIPMAAALSVTHGFLPPHPAPTAISGIYNANIGMVLLYGFVIAVPTSIIAGPLYTKVAQKLVPDAFNRTGNIAALGKQKKFVLEETPGFGISTLTSLFPVILMALATCYELLSGGKITEKSSLFDQVIAFIGTPGMAMLLSLLFAIYTMGIRRKQTMPEIMKSAEEAIKQIAMMLLIIGGGGAFKQVLIDGGVGDYVAQLFVHSTLSPLILGWVIAAVLRICLGSATVAALTAAGLAAPLMAATGTNPALMVIATGAGSLIASHVNDAGFWMFKEYFNLSIKETFATWTVLESIISIVGLIGALTLNLIV
- the gntK gene encoding gluconokinase — its product is MKDYVIGVDIGTTSTKAVLYDKKGNVKGYANKEYPLYQEIPDMAEQDPDEIFETVMDVLTAVVRKSGADVARIAGVSFSSAMHSLILLDEENQLLTRCITWADNRAYHQAEELKNSAAGLAIYHRTGTPIHPMSPLSKILWLKEEHPDLIQQTAHFIGIKEYVFYKLFGQFKVDFSIASATGLFNIHELGWDEEVLALLDISNEQLSELVETDHQVMGLKQSYAEVMGLPNDTPFIVGASDGCLSNLGVDAIDGKTLALTIGTSGAVRMVTDKPVTDPQGRTFCYALTKDKWVIGGPVNNGGIVFRWVRDQLFAPEKITAEQMQVDSYEILTQIAEKIPAGSDGLLFHPFLGGERAPLWDANAKGSFIGLTTRHTRAHMVRASLEGIVFNLYSVMLILEELVERPERIHATGGFARSALWRQLLADIFEQEVSIPESYESSCLGAAVIGMESLGLIESIEEVSSMIGVTNQHIPNEAHFPVYRELLPIFIRTTRLLQSEFQAIADFQRKYTH
- the gnd gene encoding phosphogluconate dehydrogenase (NAD(+)-dependent, decarboxylating), which codes for MKIGIIGLGKMGINLAENCVDAGHQVVGYDLHLPQLAENQNEMTLVNHLSQMIEELPRPRIIWSMVPSGAPTEAIFQEMMALLEPEDIFIDGGNSNYKESVIRGKLMAEKQLYFFDVGTSGGMKGAREGACFMIGGDEHIFKQIEPLFAGIAVADGYLYAGAVGSGHYLKMVHNGIEYGMMQAIGEGFDLLEHAPYSFDYEKVAKVWNNGSVIRSWLMELTQSAFEKDQRLEEIQGIMYSSGEGKWTVEESLEQQVATPIITMSLMMRYRSLYPDTFSGKVVAALRNEFGGHDVEKK